A genomic window from Aricia agestis chromosome 8, ilAriAges1.1, whole genome shotgun sequence includes:
- the LOC121729386 gene encoding peroxiredoxin 1 isoform X3, which produces MPLQLTKPAPQFKTTAVVNGEFKDVSLADYKGKYVVLFFYPLDFTFVCPTEIIAFSERADDFRKIGCEVIAASTDSHFTHLAWINTPRKQGGLGPMNIPIISDKSHKIAREYGILNEDTGIPFRGLFIIDDKQNLRQITVNDLPVGRSVEETLRLVQAFQFTDKHGEVCPANWKPGSKTIKPDTKAAKEYFNDANGQ; this is translated from the exons ATGCCGCTGCAGCTTACCAAGCCCGCTCCTCAGTTCAAGACCACCGCTGTTGTCAACGGCGAATTCAAGGATGTCTCCTTAGCTGACTACAAGGGCAAATACGTCGTGCTGTTCTTTTACCCTCTTGACTT CACGTTCGTGTGCCCGACCGAGATCATCGCGTTCTCGGAGCGCGCCGACGACTTTCGCAAGATCGGGTGCGAGGTGATCGCCGCCTCCACCGACTCGCACTTCACTCATCTCGCCTGGATCAACACGCCCAGGAAACAGG GTGGTCTGGGCCCCATGAACATCCCCATCATCAGCGACAAGTCGCACAAGATCGCCCGCGAGTACGGCATCCTAAACGAAGACACCGGCATCCCCTTCCGCGGCCTGTTCATCATCGACGACAAGCAGAACCTGCGACAGATCACCGTCAACGACCTGCCTGTGGGACG TTCAGTTGAGGAGACTCTCAGACTGGTGCAGGCTTTCCAGTTCACGGACAAGCATGGTGAAGTTTGCCCTGCCAACTGGAAGCCGGGTAGCAAGACCATCAAGCCCGACACCAAAGCCGCCAAGGAGTACTTCAACGATGCCAACGGCCAATAA
- the LOC121729386 gene encoding peroxiredoxin 1 isoform X1 codes for MEVQSRKRERSISDAVNGNPTKKLNLESFTKMPLQLTKPAPQFKTTAVVNGEFKDVSLADYKGKYVVLFFYPLDFTFVCPTEIIAFSERADDFRKIGCEVIAASTDSHFTHLAWINTPRKQGGLGPMNIPIISDKSHKIAREYGILNEDTGIPFRGLFIIDDKQNLRQITVNDLPVGRSVEETLRLVQAFQFTDKHGEVCPANWKPGSKTIKPDTKAAKEYFNDANGQ; via the exons ATGGAAGTACAGAGTAGGAAAAGAGAACGCAGTATCTCGGATGCGGTAAATGGGAATCCAACAAAAAAGTTAAATCTCGAAAG CTTCACCAAGATGCCGCTGCAGCTTACCAAGCCCGCTCCTCAGTTCAAGACCACCGCTGTTGTCAACGGCGAATTCAAGGATGTCTCCTTAGCTGACTACAAGGGCAAATACGTCGTGCTGTTCTTTTACCCTCTTGACTT CACGTTCGTGTGCCCGACCGAGATCATCGCGTTCTCGGAGCGCGCCGACGACTTTCGCAAGATCGGGTGCGAGGTGATCGCCGCCTCCACCGACTCGCACTTCACTCATCTCGCCTGGATCAACACGCCCAGGAAACAGG GTGGTCTGGGCCCCATGAACATCCCCATCATCAGCGACAAGTCGCACAAGATCGCCCGCGAGTACGGCATCCTAAACGAAGACACCGGCATCCCCTTCCGCGGCCTGTTCATCATCGACGACAAGCAGAACCTGCGACAGATCACCGTCAACGACCTGCCTGTGGGACG TTCAGTTGAGGAGACTCTCAGACTGGTGCAGGCTTTCCAGTTCACGGACAAGCATGGTGAAGTTTGCCCTGCCAACTGGAAGCCGGGTAGCAAGACCATCAAGCCCGACACCAAAGCCGCCAAGGAGTACTTCAACGATGCCAACGGCCAATAA
- the LOC121729386 gene encoding peroxiredoxin 1 isoform X2: MLFTKMPLQLTKPAPQFKTTAVVNGEFKDVSLADYKGKYVVLFFYPLDFTFVCPTEIIAFSERADDFRKIGCEVIAASTDSHFTHLAWINTPRKQGGLGPMNIPIISDKSHKIAREYGILNEDTGIPFRGLFIIDDKQNLRQITVNDLPVGRSVEETLRLVQAFQFTDKHGEVCPANWKPGSKTIKPDTKAAKEYFNDANGQ, translated from the exons ATGCT CTTCACCAAGATGCCGCTGCAGCTTACCAAGCCCGCTCCTCAGTTCAAGACCACCGCTGTTGTCAACGGCGAATTCAAGGATGTCTCCTTAGCTGACTACAAGGGCAAATACGTCGTGCTGTTCTTTTACCCTCTTGACTT CACGTTCGTGTGCCCGACCGAGATCATCGCGTTCTCGGAGCGCGCCGACGACTTTCGCAAGATCGGGTGCGAGGTGATCGCCGCCTCCACCGACTCGCACTTCACTCATCTCGCCTGGATCAACACGCCCAGGAAACAGG GTGGTCTGGGCCCCATGAACATCCCCATCATCAGCGACAAGTCGCACAAGATCGCCCGCGAGTACGGCATCCTAAACGAAGACACCGGCATCCCCTTCCGCGGCCTGTTCATCATCGACGACAAGCAGAACCTGCGACAGATCACCGTCAACGACCTGCCTGTGGGACG TTCAGTTGAGGAGACTCTCAGACTGGTGCAGGCTTTCCAGTTCACGGACAAGCATGGTGAAGTTTGCCCTGCCAACTGGAAGCCGGGTAGCAAGACCATCAAGCCCGACACCAAAGCCGCCAAGGAGTACTTCAACGATGCCAACGGCCAATAA
- the LOC121729387 gene encoding uncharacterized protein LOC121729387, with protein sequence MKKAHEQQLHVNEMKMLRWAAGVTRIDKVRNEYIRGSFGVASVVEKVKESRLRWYGHIQRRDDAYAVKKVLNIPNVYKRPGRPPATWWNNIKREMDQESLTTETTQNRKFWRKRTGRPDPR encoded by the coding sequence ATGAAAAAAGCTCACGAACAACAACTGCACGTGAATGAGATGAAGATGCTCAGATGGGCGGCTGGTGTAACCCGCATAGATAAAGTCCGCAATGAGTACATAAGGGGCTCGTTCGGGGTAGCTTCTGTTGTGGAAAAAGTCAAAGAGTCCAGACTGAGATGGTACGGTCACATACAAAGAAGAGACGATGCCTACGCCGTAAAGAAAGTCCTCAATATACCAAACGTGTACAAGAGACCAGGAAGACCACCCGCAACCTGGTGGAACAACATCAAGAGAGAGATGGACCAGGAAAGCCTAACTACTGAGACAACCCAGAACAGAAAATTCTGGCGCAAACGTACAGGGAGACCCGACCCCAGATGA